One stretch of Xanthomonas sp. DAR 35659 DNA includes these proteins:
- a CDS encoding LytR/AlgR family response regulator transcription factor, giving the protein MIRAVIADDEAPAREKLARWLAEQPGIAVVGSAEDGLSAALCIEQQRPHVAFLDIQMPTLSGLQVAAQLEPSSAPLIVFVTAFDAHAVKAFDLNAIDYLLKPYDRDRLALTVQRVRARLSAHESGAAAVAMGRARAPACERLLVPDGERLQLIDAASIEWLEADGNYVHVHTAARTYLMRRTLQDLLAQLGEQRFVRIHRSAAANLACIGSLTPLFKGDYDLHLRNGRTLRLSRRYRDALFARMGG; this is encoded by the coding sequence ATGATCCGCGCCGTAATCGCCGACGACGAAGCGCCCGCGCGCGAAAAGCTCGCGCGCTGGTTGGCGGAGCAACCCGGCATCGCGGTGGTCGGATCGGCGGAGGACGGATTGTCCGCGGCCCTGTGCATCGAGCAGCAGCGCCCGCACGTGGCCTTTCTCGACATCCAGATGCCCACGCTATCGGGGCTGCAGGTCGCGGCGCAGCTCGAGCCGTCGAGCGCGCCGCTGATCGTGTTCGTGACCGCTTTCGATGCGCATGCCGTGAAGGCGTTCGACCTCAATGCGATCGACTACCTGCTCAAGCCTTACGACCGCGATCGGCTCGCGCTGACCGTGCAACGCGTGCGCGCGCGGCTCAGCGCGCACGAGTCCGGTGCCGCGGCGGTGGCGATGGGGCGCGCGCGCGCGCCTGCATGCGAGCGCCTGCTCGTGCCGGATGGCGAGCGGCTGCAGCTGATCGATGCGGCCTCGATCGAATGGCTGGAAGCCGACGGCAACTACGTGCATGTGCATACCGCCGCGCGCACCTACCTGATGCGCCGGACCCTGCAGGATCTGTTGGCGCAGCTGGGCGAACAGCGCTTCGTCCGCATCCACCGGTCGGCCGCGGCGAACCTCGCCTGCATCGGATCGCTGACGCCGCTGTTCAAGGGCGACTACGACCTGCATCTCCGCAACGGCCGCACCCTGCGGCTCAGCCGGCGCTATCGCGACGCCTTGTTCGCCCGCATGGGCGGGTAG
- the pqqE gene encoding pyrroloquinoline quinone biosynthesis protein PqqE: MNAEVPPPLSILLELTHRCPLACPYCSNPIALAAVREEMDTAGWRSALDQAAAMGVLQAHFSGGEPMLRKDLPALVAHARALGLYSNLITSGVAGGAPMLAQLAEAGLEHVQLSVQDADAAGADRIAGYRDSLAKKRAFAAAVRALDLPLTINAVIHRHNAERVPAMIELALELGAERLEVAHTQYYGWGLRNRAALMPSRAQIDATVAAVAAARERLGERLAIDFVTPDYYAHRPKACMGGWGQRFVNISPRGDVLPCHAAETLPDMVFENLRERPLAAIWRDGEAFVRFRGTAWMPQPCQGCPKREVDWGGCRCQALALSGDAATLDPVCERAPAHTELQALAQREAAAAAPAFVYRRPARAPATAAAEDD, from the coding sequence ATGAACGCCGAGGTGCCGCCGCCGCTTTCGATCCTGCTGGAGCTGACCCACCGCTGTCCGTTGGCCTGCCCATACTGCTCCAACCCCATCGCGCTGGCCGCGGTGCGCGAGGAGATGGACACCGCCGGCTGGCGTTCGGCGCTGGACCAGGCCGCGGCGATGGGCGTACTGCAGGCGCACTTCTCCGGCGGCGAGCCGATGCTGCGCAAGGACCTGCCCGCGCTGGTGGCGCATGCGCGCGCGCTGGGCCTGTACAGCAACCTGATCACCTCCGGCGTGGCCGGCGGCGCGCCGATGCTGGCGCAACTCGCCGAGGCCGGGCTGGAACACGTGCAACTGAGCGTGCAGGACGCCGACGCCGCCGGCGCCGACCGCATCGCCGGCTACCGCGACAGCCTGGCCAAGAAGCGCGCGTTCGCCGCGGCGGTGCGCGCCCTCGACCTGCCGCTGACGATCAACGCGGTGATCCACCGGCACAATGCCGAACGCGTGCCGGCGATGATCGAACTGGCGCTGGAACTCGGCGCCGAACGCCTGGAAGTGGCGCATACCCAGTACTACGGCTGGGGCCTGCGCAATCGCGCCGCGCTGATGCCCAGCCGCGCGCAGATCGACGCCACCGTCGCCGCGGTGGCCGCAGCGCGCGAACGCCTGGGCGAGCGCCTGGCGATCGACTTCGTCACCCCCGACTACTACGCGCACCGGCCCAAGGCCTGCATGGGCGGCTGGGGCCAGCGCTTCGTCAACATTTCCCCGCGCGGCGACGTGCTGCCCTGCCACGCCGCCGAAACCTTGCCGGACATGGTGTTCGAGAACCTGCGCGAGCGGCCGCTGGCGGCGATCTGGCGCGACGGCGAGGCCTTCGTCCGCTTCCGCGGCACCGCGTGGATGCCGCAGCCGTGCCAGGGCTGCCCGAAACGCGAGGTCGACTGGGGCGGTTGCCGCTGCCAGGCGCTGGCGCTGAGCGGCGACGCCGCCACGCTGGACCCGGTGTGCGAACGCGCCCCGGCCCACACCGAACTGCAGGCGCTGGCGCAACGCGAAGCGGCCGCCGCCGCGCCGGCGTTCGTGTATCGGCGGCCGGCGCGCGCGCCGGCCACCGCCGCGGCCGAGGACGACTGA
- a CDS encoding sensor histidine kinase yields the protein MSTPKALIVLWVAFWLLMIGVSVQERLSNPHALWWEGLLSEGSSALVASVWIWLAVRVRGRHAAYLDKPLIWFGRYLRWLPAIAVTFIVAVYALRHGIYAAMGLTYAHPGWRSLFVYETTKLSVFVGLWLGVLFGLESHDQWQLQRNRLLQTQKALAEAQLAQLQGQLRPHFLFNALNTVSSVMHSDVERADRLLAALGDLLRTSLGTIENEMTPLAAELRTLERYADIMRERFRDRVTLTWQVDPALLDASVPALLLQPLLENAFKHAVEPTLVPIAIAVGARHAGGSLEIVVHNSGSTLPAPERQDGVGLRNCRERLGILYGDAASLIVRNEGDGVAARVSIPLAEDRR from the coding sequence ATGTCCACTCCGAAAGCGTTGATCGTGTTGTGGGTGGCGTTCTGGCTGCTCATGATCGGCGTGTCCGTGCAGGAGCGCCTGAGCAATCCGCACGCCCTCTGGTGGGAGGGGCTGCTGTCGGAGGGAAGTTCCGCGTTGGTCGCGAGCGTCTGGATCTGGCTTGCCGTCCGTGTGCGCGGACGGCATGCGGCGTATCTGGACAAGCCCCTGATCTGGTTCGGCCGCTACCTGCGCTGGTTGCCGGCGATCGCCGTCACCTTCATCGTGGCGGTGTATGCGTTACGGCACGGGATCTATGCCGCCATGGGCCTCACCTACGCGCATCCGGGCTGGCGCTCCCTGTTCGTGTACGAGACCACCAAGCTGAGCGTCTTCGTCGGCCTATGGCTGGGGGTCCTGTTTGGACTCGAGTCCCATGACCAGTGGCAACTGCAGCGCAATCGCCTGTTGCAAACGCAGAAGGCGCTGGCCGAGGCGCAGCTGGCGCAGCTCCAGGGGCAGCTGCGGCCGCATTTCCTGTTCAACGCGCTCAATACCGTCTCGTCGGTGATGCACAGCGACGTGGAACGCGCCGACCGCCTGCTGGCGGCACTCGGCGACCTGCTGCGCACCAGCCTTGGGACCATCGAGAACGAGATGACGCCGCTGGCGGCGGAACTGCGCACACTCGAGCGGTATGCGGACATCATGCGCGAGCGGTTCCGGGATCGGGTGACGCTGACATGGCAGGTGGACCCGGCCCTGCTCGACGCCAGTGTCCCGGCGCTCCTGCTGCAGCCCTTGCTGGAGAACGCGTTCAAACATGCCGTCGAGCCCACGCTGGTGCCCATCGCCATCGCGGTCGGTGCGCGACACGCAGGCGGCTCGCTGGAGATCGTGGTGCACAATTCCGGCTCCACCCTGCCGGCGCCGGAGAGGCAGGACGGGGTGGGATTGCGCAACTGCCGGGAGCGCCTGGGCATCCTCTACGGCGATGCCGCCTCCTTGATTGTCCGCAACGAGGGCGATGGCGTCGCCGCGCGCGTCTCGATCCCGCTGGCGGAGGACAGGCGATGA
- the pqqD gene encoding pyrroloquinoline quinone biosynthesis peptide chaperone PqqD, producing the protein MSALDASSQPRLAAGVRLQHDRARAQWVLLAPERVVELDNIAQAIVSRCDGVRSLAAIAAELATEFEADPAEVERDVLELAAQLHGKRLLRA; encoded by the coding sequence ATGAGCGCGCTGGACGCCAGCAGCCAGCCACGGCTCGCCGCCGGCGTGCGCCTGCAACACGACCGCGCCCGCGCGCAGTGGGTGCTGCTGGCGCCGGAGCGGGTGGTCGAACTGGATAACATTGCCCAAGCCATCGTCTCGCGCTGCGATGGCGTCCGCAGCCTGGCGGCGATCGCCGCGGAGCTGGCCACCGAGTTCGAGGCCGACCCGGCCGAGGTCGAACGCGACGTGCTCGAACTGGCCGCGCAACTGCACGGCAAGCGCCTGCTGCGCGCATGA
- a CDS encoding chloride channel protein: MNLRPHPRLGLADASHSLADALRRRFRASDVWFIALSLLVGLIAGLLTLLQSGIAHGAQAWLYGLDSDARLSALPELSVSQLLVLPLGGLLVGLLGMAARARKRQLIDAVEANALYGGRMSMRDNLIVSTQTLLSNGVGASVGLEAAYTQMGAGSGSHLGRILRLRRADIRTLVGAGAGAAIAAAFGAPLAGAFYAFEIVIGAYSPSALAPVAVATLGAVFVAQVAGVQPYLLPASAASALEARDYLLYALLGVLCALLAVAVMRLVGAIEQAVNRSPLPRWARPVAGGLLLIPLALITPQVLSSGHGALHLDLTSPTSLQWLGVLLLLKCLASGISLGFGFRGGLFFASLFMGSLIGGLFAGLLNLGTGMALVDGTAASLAGMAAMAAAVVGAPMTMAMLVLEGTHDFVLASAVMVAVLVANTIVRQIFGYSFSTWRLHLRGETIKSARDVGWVKHLSAGRMMRKDVHPLAATTSVAEFRRRFPLGSGTRVVLEDENGHYAGLVTLAAAYADGVDADAAIVDYAGNRDVALRADTDVVTAMRQFDLTQSDELAVVDEQGQVLGVLTESFVRKRYAEELDKRQRELMGERVDD; the protein is encoded by the coding sequence GTGAACCTGCGTCCGCATCCGCGGCTGGGCCTGGCCGACGCCTCGCACAGCCTGGCCGACGCGCTGCGCCGGCGCTTCCGTGCCAGCGACGTCTGGTTCATCGCGCTGTCGCTGCTGGTCGGCCTGATCGCCGGCCTGCTGACCCTGCTGCAGAGCGGCATCGCGCACGGCGCGCAGGCCTGGCTGTACGGACTGGACAGCGACGCCCGGCTCAGCGCCCTGCCCGAGTTGAGCGTGAGCCAGTTGCTGGTGCTGCCGCTGGGCGGGCTGCTGGTCGGCCTGCTCGGCATGGCCGCCCGCGCGCGCAAGCGGCAACTGATCGACGCGGTCGAAGCCAATGCGCTGTACGGCGGGCGCATGTCGATGCGCGACAACCTGATCGTGTCGACGCAGACCCTGCTGTCCAACGGCGTCGGCGCCTCGGTCGGGCTGGAGGCGGCGTACACGCAGATGGGCGCCGGCAGCGGCTCGCACCTGGGCCGGATCCTGCGCCTGCGTCGCGCCGACATCCGCACCCTGGTCGGCGCCGGCGCCGGCGCGGCCATCGCCGCCGCGTTCGGCGCGCCGCTGGCCGGCGCGTTCTATGCGTTCGAGATCGTGATCGGCGCGTACTCGCCGTCGGCGCTGGCGCCGGTCGCGGTGGCCACGCTGGGGGCGGTGTTCGTGGCCCAGGTCGCGGGCGTGCAGCCGTACCTGCTGCCGGCCTCGGCGGCGTCGGCGCTGGAGGCGCGCGACTACCTGCTGTATGCGCTGCTGGGCGTGCTGTGCGCGTTGCTGGCGGTGGCGGTGATGCGCCTGGTCGGCGCGATCGAGCAGGCGGTCAACCGCAGCCCGCTACCGCGCTGGGCGCGGCCTGTCGCAGGCGGCCTGCTGCTGATCCCGCTGGCGCTGATCACGCCGCAGGTGCTGTCCTCCGGACACGGCGCGCTGCATCTGGACCTGACTAGCCCGACCTCGCTGCAATGGCTGGGCGTGCTGTTGCTGCTCAAGTGCCTGGCCTCGGGGATTTCGCTGGGTTTCGGCTTCCGTGGCGGCCTGTTCTTCGCCTCGTTGTTCATGGGCTCGCTGATCGGCGGCTTGTTCGCGGGGCTGTTGAATCTGGGCACCGGCATGGCCCTGGTGGACGGCACCGCCGCGTCGCTGGCGGGCATGGCGGCGATGGCCGCCGCGGTGGTCGGCGCGCCGATGACGATGGCGATGCTGGTGCTGGAAGGCACCCACGATTTCGTGCTGGCCAGCGCGGTGATGGTGGCGGTGCTGGTGGCCAACACCATCGTCCGCCAGATCTTCGGTTACTCGTTCTCCACCTGGCGCCTGCACCTGCGCGGCGAGACCATCAAGAGCGCGCGCGACGTGGGCTGGGTCAAGCACCTCAGCGCCGGGCGGATGATGCGCAAGGACGTGCATCCGCTGGCCGCGACCACCAGCGTGGCCGAGTTCCGCCGCCGCTTCCCGCTCGGCTCGGGCACCCGCGTGGTGCTGGAAGACGAGAACGGCCACTACGCCGGCCTGGTGACCCTGGCCGCCGCCTATGCCGACGGCGTCGATGCCGACGCGGCGATCGTCGACTATGCCGGCAACCGCGACGTGGCCCTGCGCGCCGACACCGACGTGGTCACCGCGATGCGCCAGTTCGACCTGACCCAGAGCGACGAACTGGCCGTGGTGGACGAGCAGGGCCAGGTGCTGGGCGTACTCACCGAGAGCTTCGTGCGCAAGCGCTACGCGGAGGAACTGGACAAGCGCCAGCGCGAGCTGATGGGTGAGCGGGTGGACGACTGA
- the hrpA gene encoding ATP-dependent RNA helicase HrpA, with protein MNTIEKPLAARLRERRAAIDGALTRDRGRLLGLWSRWQAAPGNPALEAAFAQALDASRERCAARAATQPAIALDAQLPIAREAERIVALIRAHQVVVIAGETGSGKTTQLPKLCLAAGRGAAGMIGCTQPRRIAARAVAGRVAEELRTPVGETVGFQVRFNDRVGEQTRIKFMTDGILLAEIASDRWLSSYDTIIVDEAHERSLNIDFLLGYLKQLLHKRPDLKVIVTSATIDTARFAAHFDDAPVISVEGRTYPVEVRYRPLEEPGLGSGDLGLEEAREPQRSPRTASANPESRIPTPGLTVNDAIVAAVDEITRLDPRGDVLLFLPGEREIRDAHQALERRKYRETEVLPLYARLSNADQDRVFNPGPRRRLVLATNVAETSLTVPRIRYVIDPGYARVKRYSPRQKLDRLHIEPISQASANQRKGRCGRIAEGICYRLYAEADFQARPEFTDPEIRRSSLAGVILRMLQLGLGRIEDFPFLEPPDERAVADGWQQLVELGAVGEPDRHGLRKLTEIGRKMARLPVDVKLARMLVAAQQHGCLRPMLVIAAFLGIQDPRERPPEAREAADNAHAKFADARSEFVGILRLWDGYRQAHEDLTQSKLRDWCGRHFLGFLRMREWRELHRQLHLLCAELGWTEEPAEAALRPLLAGAAAPAPARDAETAARATRGQLHRAARLAREGRGAPTTPVAAAAPTPPPAPADAGEAPRASERERAAAYQALHRALLAGLPTQVGHRTEKGDFLAPRQRRFLLFPGSALARKPPPWVLPATLLDTQKVWGLTNAAIEPDWVIAELPHLLARKHFDPHWSRAQGQVLASEQISLFGLVLAPKKPVHYGRIDPPGAHELFVRQGLVPGEITTRASFVADNQKVLAQAHEEEAKLRRAGIVADEDWQARWYLDRIPGEIHSASGLDAWWKALAPEQRRALHWSLADLLPGEGSEAERYPKYFPLGDARLPLHYRFEPGAADDGVTLEVPVHLLNALDPARLSWLAPGFVTDKAAALIRSLPKALRRNYVPAPDFARAFYEAFPQPSADDLRGELARFLQRATGAPLSALEFDEPALEPHLRMNLRLRDEAGKVLAESRDLDALRARFGERAGQAFAARAGRAMAATGLREFPSAPIPLQVPGEAGVPAYPALVDEGDSAALRIFADRAQAEAAHPRGVRRLLEIALADKVKQARKQLPVSPKTGLLYAAIESQERLRGDLVDAALNALVEDGLEAIRDADGFALRRDAVGRRLFGEAMERLKLAETIMGAAAELKPQLESPLMGWASGNLDDLRAQLAALLHPGFLRETPATALAQFPRYLRAMLLRAERAKRDPARDQARMLELKPFVDALADAAAAGRGATPEWQALRWDLEELRVSLFAQELGARAGISAKKLAQRVAGLR; from the coding sequence ATGAACACTATCGAAAAACCTCTCGCCGCCCGCCTGCGCGAGCGCCGCGCCGCGATCGACGGCGCGCTGACCCGCGACCGCGGCCGCCTGCTCGGCCTATGGTCGCGCTGGCAGGCCGCGCCCGGCAATCCCGCATTGGAGGCAGCGTTCGCGCAGGCGCTGGACGCGTCGCGGGAACGCTGCGCGGCGCGCGCGGCGACGCAGCCGGCGATCGCGCTGGACGCGCAATTGCCGATCGCGCGCGAGGCCGAGCGCATCGTCGCGCTGATCCGCGCGCACCAGGTGGTGGTGATCGCCGGCGAAACCGGCTCGGGCAAGACCACGCAGTTGCCGAAGCTGTGCCTGGCCGCCGGACGCGGCGCCGCCGGCATGATCGGCTGCACCCAGCCGCGGCGCATCGCCGCGCGCGCGGTGGCCGGCCGCGTGGCCGAGGAGCTGCGCACGCCGGTGGGCGAGACGGTGGGCTTCCAGGTGCGCTTCAACGACCGGGTCGGCGAGCAGACCCGGATCAAGTTCATGACCGACGGCATCCTGCTGGCCGAGATCGCCAGCGACCGCTGGCTGTCCAGCTACGACACGATCATCGTCGACGAGGCGCACGAGCGCAGCCTCAACATCGATTTCCTGCTTGGCTATCTGAAGCAGTTGCTGCACAAGCGCCCGGACCTGAAGGTCATCGTGACCTCGGCGACGATCGACACCGCGCGCTTCGCCGCGCATTTCGACGATGCGCCGGTGATCAGCGTGGAAGGCCGCACCTATCCGGTGGAAGTACGCTATCGGCCGCTGGAGGAGCCGGGATTGGGGAGTGGGGATTTGGGATTGGAAGAAGCGCGCGAGCCCCAACGTTCGCCGCGAACCGCCTCAGCGAATCCCGAATCCCGAATCCCCACTCCCGGCCTCACCGTCAACGACGCGATCGTGGCGGCGGTGGACGAAATCACCCGGCTGGACCCGCGCGGCGACGTGCTGCTGTTCCTGCCCGGCGAGCGCGAGATCCGCGATGCGCACCAGGCGCTGGAGCGGCGCAAGTACCGCGAGACCGAGGTGCTGCCGCTGTACGCGCGGCTGTCCAACGCCGACCAGGACCGGGTGTTCAACCCGGGCCCGCGGCGACGCCTGGTGCTGGCCACCAATGTCGCCGAGACCTCGCTGACGGTGCCGCGGATCCGCTACGTGATCGATCCGGGCTATGCGCGGGTCAAGCGCTACAGTCCGCGGCAGAAGCTCGACCGCCTGCACATCGAACCGATCTCGCAGGCCAGCGCCAACCAGCGCAAGGGTCGCTGCGGTCGTATTGCCGAGGGCATCTGCTACCGGCTGTACGCCGAGGCGGACTTCCAGGCCCGCCCGGAATTTACCGATCCGGAAATCCGCCGCTCCAGCCTGGCCGGGGTGATCCTGCGCATGCTGCAGCTGGGGCTGGGCCGGATCGAGGATTTCCCGTTCCTGGAGCCGCCGGACGAGCGCGCGGTGGCCGATGGCTGGCAGCAGTTGGTGGAACTGGGTGCGGTCGGCGAGCCGGACCGCCATGGCCTGCGCAAGCTCACCGAGATCGGCCGCAAGATGGCGCGGCTGCCGGTGGACGTGAAGCTGGCGCGGATGCTGGTGGCGGCGCAGCAGCACGGCTGCCTGCGGCCGATGCTGGTGATCGCCGCGTTCCTGGGCATCCAGGACCCGCGCGAGCGCCCGCCGGAGGCGCGCGAGGCCGCGGACAACGCGCATGCCAAGTTCGCCGATGCGCGCTCGGAGTTCGTCGGCATCCTGCGCCTGTGGGACGGCTACCGGCAGGCGCACGAGGATCTGACCCAGTCCAAGCTGCGCGACTGGTGCGGGCGGCATTTCCTCGGCTTCCTGCGCATGCGCGAGTGGCGCGAACTGCACCGCCAGTTGCATCTGCTGTGCGCGGAGCTGGGCTGGACCGAGGAACCGGCGGAGGCCGCGCTGCGGCCGCTGCTGGCCGGTGCCGCGGCGCCCGCGCCGGCGCGCGATGCCGAGACCGCCGCGCGTGCGACCCGCGGGCAGTTGCACCGTGCCGCGCGCCTGGCCCGCGAGGGACGCGGCGCGCCGACCACGCCCGTTGCGGCGGCGGCCCCGACCCCGCCGCCGGCGCCCGCCGATGCAGGCGAGGCGCCGCGTGCCAGCGAGCGCGAGCGCGCCGCCGCCTATCAGGCGCTGCACCGCGCGCTGCTGGCCGGCCTGCCGACCCAGGTCGGCCATCGCACCGAGAAGGGCGATTTCCTGGCGCCGCGGCAGCGCCGCTTCCTGCTGTTCCCCGGCTCGGCGCTGGCGCGCAAGCCGCCGCCGTGGGTGCTGCCGGCGACGCTGCTGGACACGCAGAAGGTCTGGGGCCTGACCAACGCCGCGATCGAGCCGGATTGGGTGATCGCCGAGCTGCCGCACCTGTTGGCGCGCAAGCATTTCGACCCGCACTGGTCGCGCGCGCAGGGGCAGGTGCTGGCCTCCGAGCAGATCAGCCTGTTCGGGCTGGTGCTGGCGCCGAAGAAGCCGGTGCACTACGGCCGCATCGATCCGCCCGGCGCGCACGAGCTGTTCGTGCGCCAGGGCCTGGTGCCGGGCGAGATCACCACCCGCGCCAGTTTCGTCGCCGACAACCAGAAGGTCCTGGCACAGGCGCACGAGGAAGAGGCCAAGCTGCGCCGCGCCGGCATCGTCGCCGACGAGGACTGGCAGGCGCGCTGGTATCTGGACCGGATTCCCGGCGAGATTCACTCCGCCTCGGGCCTGGACGCCTGGTGGAAGGCGCTGGCGCCGGAGCAGCGGCGCGCGCTGCATTGGTCGCTGGCCGACCTGCTGCCTGGCGAGGGCAGTGAGGCCGAGCGCTATCCCAAGTACTTTCCGCTGGGCGATGCGCGGCTGCCGCTGCACTACCGGTTCGAACCGGGCGCGGCCGACGACGGCGTGACCCTGGAGGTGCCGGTGCACCTGCTCAATGCGCTGGACCCGGCGCGGCTGTCGTGGCTGGCGCCCGGCTTCGTCACCGACAAGGCGGCGGCGCTGATCCGCAGTCTGCCCAAGGCGCTGCGCCGCAACTACGTGCCGGCGCCGGACTTCGCCCGCGCCTTCTACGAGGCGTTCCCGCAGCCCAGCGCCGACGACCTCCGCGGCGAACTGGCGCGCTTCCTGCAACGCGCCACCGGCGCGCCGCTGAGCGCGCTGGAGTTCGACGAGCCCGCGCTGGAGCCGCATCTGCGCATGAACCTGCGCCTGCGCGACGAGGCCGGCAAGGTGCTGGCCGAATCCCGCGACCTGGACGCGCTGCGCGCGCGCTTCGGCGAGCGTGCCGGCCAGGCCTTCGCCGCGCGTGCCGGGCGGGCGATGGCCGCGACCGGGCTGCGCGAGTTCCCGTCTGCGCCGATTCCGCTGCAGGTGCCGGGCGAGGCCGGGGTGCCTGCGTATCCGGCGCTGGTGGACGAGGGCGACAGCGCCGCGCTGCGGATCTTCGCCGACCGCGCGCAGGCCGAGGCGGCGCACCCGCGCGGGGTGCGCCGGCTGCTGGAGATCGCCCTGGCCGACAAGGTCAAGCAGGCGCGCAAGCAGTTGCCGGTGTCGCCCAAGACCGGGCTGCTGTACGCGGCGATCGAGTCGCAGGAGCGGCTGCGCGGCGACCTGGTCGATGCGGCGTTGAATGCCCTGGTCGAGGACGGGCTGGAGGCGATCCGCGACGCGGACGGCTTCGCGTTGCGCCGCGATGCGGTCGGCCGGCGGTTGTTCGGCGAGGCGATGGAACGGCTGAAACTGGCCGAGACGATCATGGGCGCGGCGGCGGAGTTGAAGCCGCAACTGGAATCGCCGCTGATGGGCTGGGCCAGCGGCAACCTCGACGACCTGCGCGCGCAACTGGCGGCCTTGCTGCATCCTGGCTTCCTGCGCGAGACCCCGGCGACCGCGCTGGCGCAGTTCCCGCGCTATCTGCGCGCGATGCTCCTGCGCGCCGAACGCGCCAAGCGCGATCCGGCGCGCGACCAGGCGCGGATGCTGGAACTGAAACCATTCGTCGATGCGCTGGCCGACGCGGCCGCGGCCGGGCGTGGCGCTACGCCGGAATGGCAGGCGTTGCGCTGGGATCTGGAAGAACTGCGGGTGTCGCTGTTCGCGCAGGAACTGGGTGCCCGCGCGGGCATCTCGGCCAAGAAGCTGGCGCAGCGGGTGGCTGGGTTGCGGTGA
- a CDS encoding acyltransferase family protein, whose protein sequence is MLATTHPQERYDFLDWLRVIAIFVLFFFHTGMIFVGWGWHIVNSQTLPSLQWPMDIAHRLRMPLLFVIAGAGMWFALQRRSTGQFLQERTKKLLLPLIVGMFLVVPPQIYYERLLHGQWGGGYLDFYLIRVLQLQFYPAGDFGWHHLWFVLYLYVYVLLLLPVMLWWKRAETHLAPGNWLFLLGIPLGLNEALLKPRFPEMHNLISDWYIFNHYLLLTAYGYFMASTPGVWKWLSDVRRWSLVLGLTAFFSLISLFSMAIIEHDSLIDQVGANVFTWLWMMVFLGYGYRYLSRANRVLAWAKDASYPSYILHQTIIVMIGYYVIQCSWGPWIKYFAILLLSMAACLVLYEGCLRRVAGLRLVFGMREKPPRSGRLSK, encoded by the coding sequence ATGCTCGCCACCACCCACCCGCAGGAGCGCTACGACTTCCTGGACTGGCTGCGCGTCATCGCCATTTTCGTCCTGTTCTTCTTCCATACCGGGATGATCTTCGTCGGCTGGGGCTGGCATATCGTCAACAGCCAGACCCTTCCGTCGCTGCAATGGCCGATGGATATCGCTCACCGCCTGCGCATGCCGTTGCTGTTCGTCATTGCCGGGGCCGGCATGTGGTTCGCGCTGCAGCGGCGCAGTACCGGGCAGTTCCTGCAGGAACGGACGAAGAAACTGCTTTTGCCGCTGATCGTCGGCATGTTCCTGGTCGTGCCGCCGCAGATCTACTACGAGCGGTTGCTGCATGGGCAATGGGGCGGAGGCTATCTGGATTTCTACCTGATACGCGTCCTGCAATTGCAGTTCTACCCGGCCGGGGATTTCGGCTGGCACCACCTTTGGTTCGTTCTTTACCTCTACGTTTACGTACTATTGCTGCTCCCGGTGATGCTGTGGTGGAAGCGAGCCGAGACACACCTTGCGCCGGGAAATTGGCTTTTCCTATTGGGAATTCCGCTCGGTCTCAACGAGGCTCTTCTGAAACCGCGATTCCCGGAGATGCACAATCTCATCAGCGATTGGTACATCTTCAACCACTACCTGCTGCTGACGGCATACGGATACTTCATGGCCTCCACGCCCGGCGTCTGGAAGTGGCTTTCCGATGTCCGCAGATGGTCGCTTGTCCTGGGGCTGACGGCGTTCTTCTCGCTGATCTCGCTGTTCAGCATGGCGATCATCGAGCACGACTCCCTGATCGATCAGGTTGGCGCCAATGTCTTCACCTGGCTATGGATGATGGTGTTTCTCGGTTACGGCTACCGCTATCTCTCGCGTGCGAACCGAGTGCTCGCCTGGGCCAAAGACGCCAGCTATCCGTCTTACATCCTCCACCAGACGATCATCGTCATGATCGGCTACTACGTCATCCAGTGTTCGTGGGGGCCATGGATCAAGTACTTCGCCATCCTGCTCCTCAGCATGGCCGCGTGCCTTGTGCTCTACGAAGGATGCCTGCGCAGGGTTGCAGGGCTGCGCCTTGTCTTCGGGATGAGGGAGAAACCTCCGCGCTCCGGTCGTCTTTCGAAATGA